From the Leptospira licerasiae serovar Varillal str. VAR 010 genome, one window contains:
- a CDS encoding type II toxin-antitoxin system MqsR family toxin, with protein MKSRKPRFSLEQIKDLIRSGKAVVTSQAQKDALEEFGLSEDEVLAEVLKLSSANFVESNPSKNFPDEFLDVYKQIIVESKEEAYIKLQIRENFGVIVSFHLFGRK; from the coding sequence ATGAAAAGTCGGAAACCTAGGTTTTCGCTCGAACAGATAAAGGATCTAATTCGAAGCGGAAAAGCGGTTGTGACTTCTCAGGCTCAAAAGGACGCTCTAGAAGAATTCGGTCTAAGCGAAGACGAAGTTTTAGCGGAGGTTTTAAAATTGTCTTCGGCAAATTTCGTGGAGTCAAATCCATCGAAAAATTTCCCGGACGAATTTTTGGACGTTTATAAGCAGATTATAGTAGAAAGCAAGGAGGAAGCGTACATTAAACTTCAGATTCGAGAGAATTTTGGAGTTATAGTTTCATTTCATCTATTTGGTAGAAAGTAG
- a CDS encoding type II toxin-antitoxin system MqsA family antitoxin, translating to MKEKVWKDCPSCGALDSMQYRKNLKFAAKVHKSGETVYVKDLDGYFCSACSDVIYTRQSQAKINEEVARVKAIIASREVTVSEVIRVEDLTGLLKTSRQNIHLLMKTGKLPYVLVSGEMKPYNATLMKARELAKKSKSRALVTK from the coding sequence ATGAAAGAGAAGGTATGGAAAGACTGTCCTTCTTGCGGGGCTTTGGATTCAATGCAGTATAGGAAGAATCTTAAATTTGCTGCAAAAGTCCATAAATCCGGTGAAACAGTGTATGTGAAGGATCTTGACGGTTATTTTTGTTCGGCCTGCAGTGATGTAATTTATACACGGCAATCCCAGGCAAAAATAAACGAAGAGGTCGCTCGAGTAAAAGCTATAATTGCTTCCAGAGAAGTCACAGTCTCAGAAGTGATCAGAGTAGAGGACCTCACGGGTTTATTAAAGACTTCGAGGCAGAATATCCATTTACTAATGAAAACAGGGAAATTACCGTATGTTCTCGTCAGTGGTGAAATGAAGCCTTATAATGCAACTTTGATGAAAGCTCGTGAGTTGGC
- a CDS encoding phage portal protein, whose amino-acid sequence MGNPGRPRGKDYQKNLEKRLRLSNPKQTSSANNIQPSIINERLLHLAKSFFNSVNTESVAGRLSKNPTYTYQQYQNIQEGVLLRPIWRIPYEILRNASYGTSIISAIHTVRVDGLSRFARISKKEGLWFRMEDEDEEVTDEVLERMKACGKWFERMGDLVDGWNNRDHFFPVFEMMIRDTLTLDSTAFWLIRNALGKLVEIRYLDPATIYPVDPKLGYRGDKSVAFVQMIENTVVETFTSSDLLWNHKNHISDVQMRGFGFSPLEACMLDLTGVINTLKFNRDRFTRQPPAGFLSVLGDLSPETIESLELQWQEMISGMDDSHKIPILGTSAGEVSWTPLNLPNDMVFKDFIQWLVSFVLMGHGMDAAEVGLHLINSPGISEANPKDKIKMSISRSEKALLTSFEHTLGNIKEFRNDVFPGIVPEFAGKDPEDEKDKIARWKEEVTNIKLIDEIRRANDLPLIGDTLADLYGVDPEQYKMSGALILNPTYQQYFGQIKAQSEMNSNSGEEEFGENGEYPSEEENYNTKEEDFDMEPDYDLTF is encoded by the coding sequence ATGGGAAATCCAGGACGGCCACGTGGAAAAGATTATCAAAAGAATTTAGAAAAACGACTTAGGCTCTCAAACCCTAAACAAACTTCTTCTGCAAACAATATTCAACCAAGTATAATCAACGAAAGGTTACTTCATCTAGCAAAATCCTTTTTTAATTCGGTAAATACCGAATCAGTCGCAGGTAGACTTTCAAAAAATCCCACGTACACTTACCAACAGTACCAAAATATTCAAGAAGGAGTATTACTCCGACCTATCTGGAGAATTCCCTACGAAATTTTGCGTAACGCTTCTTACGGAACTTCGATCATATCTGCGATCCATACTGTTCGAGTAGATGGGCTTTCTAGATTCGCTCGAATCTCAAAGAAAGAAGGTCTCTGGTTTCGCATGGAAGATGAGGACGAAGAGGTCACAGACGAAGTTTTAGAGCGAATGAAAGCCTGTGGCAAATGGTTCGAACGAATGGGCGACTTGGTTGATGGGTGGAATAACCGAGATCATTTTTTCCCAGTTTTCGAAATGATGATAAGGGATACTCTCACCCTTGACTCAACCGCATTTTGGTTAATTCGAAACGCATTAGGTAAACTTGTTGAAATCCGCTACTTAGATCCCGCGACGATTTACCCTGTGGATCCCAAATTAGGATACAGGGGAGATAAATCGGTGGCTTTCGTTCAAATGATCGAAAACACCGTAGTCGAAACTTTCACTTCTTCGGATCTATTATGGAATCATAAAAATCATATCTCGGATGTTCAGATGCGGGGTTTCGGGTTCTCACCTCTCGAAGCCTGTATGCTTGATCTTACAGGAGTTATTAATACTTTAAAATTTAATAGAGATAGATTCACAAGACAACCACCTGCTGGGTTTCTTTCGGTTCTCGGGGATCTATCTCCGGAAACAATTGAATCGTTAGAACTTCAGTGGCAAGAAATGATATCAGGAATGGATGACTCCCATAAAATTCCGATTCTTGGAACTTCGGCTGGAGAAGTATCTTGGACACCATTAAATCTTCCTAATGATATGGTCTTTAAAGATTTTATTCAGTGGCTAGTTTCGTTTGTACTTATGGGTCACGGAATGGATGCTGCAGAAGTAGGTTTGCATTTAATCAATTCTCCAGGTATTTCGGAAGCCAATCCAAAAGACAAAATCAAAATGTCAATTTCTAGATCAGAAAAAGCACTATTAACTTCTTTCGAACACACCCTTGGAAATATAAAAGAATTTAGAAACGATGTTTTTCCAGGAATCGTACCTGAATTCGCTGGAAAAGACCCCGAGGATGAAAAAGACAAAATTGCGCGCTGGAAAGAAGAAGTAACTAATATAAAATTAATCGATGAGATTCGAAGAGCTAACGACCTACCTCTAATCGGGGATACTTTAGCAGACTTATACGGAGTCGATCCTGAACAATACAAAATGTCCGGAGCTCTCATTCTAAATCCAACATACCAGCAGTATTTTGGACAAATAAAAGCACAAAGCGAAATGAATTCAAACTCTGGAGAAGAAGAGTTCGGAGAAAACGGTGAATATCCTTCGGAAGAGGAAAACTACAATACTAAAGAGGAAGATTTCGATATGGAACCAGACTATGATTTAACTTTTTGA